The following are encoded together in the Phocoena sinus isolate mPhoSin1 chromosome 11, mPhoSin1.pri, whole genome shotgun sequence genome:
- the LOC116762394 gene encoding histone H2A type 1-like isoform X1, with protein MSGRGKQGGKVRAKAKTRSSRAGLQFPVGRVHRLLRKGNYAERVGAGAPVYLAAVLEYLTAEILELAGNAARDNKKTRIIPRHLQLAIRNDEELNKLLGKVTIAQGGVLPNIQAVLLPKKTESHHKAKGKFQNQRWRPAVLGLALVVLEVIAP; from the exons ATGTCTGGCCGGGGGAAACAGGGCGGTAAGGTACGTGCCAAGGCTAAGACCCGCTCTTCGCGCGCCGGGCTCCAGTTCCCCGTGGGACGTGTGCACCGCCTGCTCCGCAAGGGCAACTACGCCGAGCGGGTCGGGGCCGGCGCTCCGGTGTACCTGGCGGCAGTGCTGGAGTACCTGACGGCCGAGATCCTGGAGCTGGCGGGCAACGCGGCCCGCGACAATAAGAAGACGCGTATCATCCCGCGTCACCTGCAGTTGGCCATCCGCAACGACGAGGAGCTCAACAAGCTGCTGGGCAAAGTCACCATCGCTCAGGGCGGCGTCCTGCCCAATATCCAGGCTGTACTGCTGCCCAAGAAGACCGAGAGCCACCACAAGGCCAAGG gaaaatttcaaaatcaaagaTGGCGTCCGGCGGTCCTGGGACTGGCTCTGGTGGTGCTTGAGGTTATCGCACCGTGA
- the LOC116762427 gene encoding histone H2B type 1-C/E/F/G/I-like produces the protein MPEPAKSASAPKKGSKKAVAKAQKKDGKKRKRSRKESYSVYVYKVLKQVHPDTGISSKAMGIMNSFVNDIFERIAGEASRLAHYNKRSTITSREIQTAVRLLLPGELAKHAVSEGTKAVTKYTSSK, from the coding sequence ATGCCTGAGCCAGCTAAGTCTGCTTCTGCTCCGAAGAAGGGCTCCAAAAAGGCGGTGGCCAAGGCCCAGAAAAAGGACGGCAAGAAGCGCAAGCGCAGTCGCAAGGAGAGCTACTCCGTGTATGTGTACAAGGTGTTGAAGCAGGTTCACCCGGATACCGGTATTTCTTCTAAAGCCATGGGTATCATGAATTCATTTGTCAACGACATCTTCGAGCGCATCGCGGGCGAGGCGTCGCGTCTGGCGCATTACAACAAACGCTCAACCATCACGTCCAGGGAGATCCAGACGGCCGTGCGCCTTTTGTTGCCCGGGGAGTTGGCCAAGCATGCCGTGTCCGAGGGCACCAAGGCTGTTACCAAGTACACCAGCTCCAAATAA
- the LOC116762394 gene encoding histone H2A type 1-like isoform X2 has protein sequence MSGRGKQGGKVRAKAKTRSSRAGLQFPVGRVHRLLRKGNYAERVGAGAPVYLAAVLEYLTAEILELAGNAARDNKKTRIIPRHLQLAIRNDEELNKLLGKVTIAQGGVLPNIQAVLLPKKTESHHKAKGK, from the coding sequence ATGTCTGGCCGGGGGAAACAGGGCGGTAAGGTACGTGCCAAGGCTAAGACCCGCTCTTCGCGCGCCGGGCTCCAGTTCCCCGTGGGACGTGTGCACCGCCTGCTCCGCAAGGGCAACTACGCCGAGCGGGTCGGGGCCGGCGCTCCGGTGTACCTGGCGGCAGTGCTGGAGTACCTGACGGCCGAGATCCTGGAGCTGGCGGGCAACGCGGCCCGCGACAATAAGAAGACGCGTATCATCCCGCGTCACCTGCAGTTGGCCATCCGCAACGACGAGGAGCTCAACAAGCTGCTGGGCAAAGTCACCATCGCTCAGGGCGGCGTCCTGCCCAATATCCAGGCTGTACTGCTGCCCAAGAAGACCGAGAGCCACCACAAGGCCAAGGGCAAGTGA
- the LOC116762429 gene encoding histone H4 — MSGRGKGGKGLGKGGAKRHRKVLRDNIQGITKPAIRRLARRGGVKRISGLIYEETRGVLKVFLENVIRDAVTYTEHAKRKTVTAMDVVYALKRQGRTLYGFGG; from the coding sequence ATGTCTGGACGAGGCAAAGGTGGTAAGGGATTAGGGAAGGGGGGCGCTAAGCGGCATCGTAAGGTTTTGCGCGACAACATCCAGGGTATCACCAAGCCCGCCATCCGGCGTCTGGCCCGGCGAGGTGGGGTCAAGCGCATATCTGGTCTGATTTATGAAGAGACCCGTGGGGTACTGAAGGTGTTCTTAGAGAATGTGATCCGAGACGCGGTCACTTACACGGAGCACGCCAAGCGGAAGACCGTCACCGCCATGGACGTAGTGTACGCCCTCAAACGCCAGGGCCGCACCCTCTACGGCTTCGGCGGTTAG